From Cervus elaphus chromosome 10, mCerEla1.1, whole genome shotgun sequence:
TGAgtgggggcagagctggggggaACGCCCTGGGGGGGCTGCAGTAAGGGTGGTCATTGTGCAGGCTGAGTCGAGAGAAGTGGGTGGCCATGTTCTCCTCGGATAGGAACTGCTTGCGCAGGGGCTCCCTGGGGAGAGACggggaggcaggcaggctgggATATTCAGAGGAGAGGTAGCCTGATGGGGACCTGAGGTGACGGAGGACTTGGTGGgagtccctccctgcccccaaacTCACTGCTCCTCCTCCAGGCGCCGCTTGGTGCTCATGGGCACAGCTCCTCGGAGAGGGGAGCTGGGAAGAAAAGAGAGCTAGGAGCACCCCACCC
This genomic window contains:
- the HCFC1R1 gene encoding host cell factor C1 regulator 1 isoform X3, whose protein sequence is MSTKRRLEEEQEPLRKQFLSEENMATHFSRLSLHNDHPYCSPPRAFPPALPPLRSPCSELLLWRYPGNLIPEALRLLRLGDTPTPHYPATPAGDMMEL